Proteins co-encoded in one Stomoxys calcitrans chromosome 5, idStoCalc2.1, whole genome shotgun sequence genomic window:
- the LOC106085601 gene encoding alpha-tocopherol transfer protein-like: protein MPNIRPLPEALQKVACEELNEVSERIEQDLKDLRQWIEKQPHLRARTEDQFLISFLRGCKHSMEKAKSKIDNYYTLRTKYPDFYTIQNIDDPKMIELFDLGVGVNLPTPLNETGPRLMYIRTGSYSTDKFTFADVMCLANGTQEITIINDDYSVVNGYVQILDMANYTTAHMMQITPTVIKKMSAYAEDATPTRLKAVHFINAPAALDKLFNISKSLMPPKQQQRLHMHGINWQSTLFEHIPQKYLPNELGGENGSLEEIIQHNRNIFQEYRDFLIEGLKYGVDEKLRIGPVPDYDQIFGVDGSFRKLQVD, encoded by the exons ATGCCCAATATACGTCCCCTGCCAGAGGCCCTGCAGAAAGTAGCCTGTGAGGAATTAAATGAAGTGTCCGAACGCATTGAACAGGACTTGAAAGATTTGCGACAATGGATTGAAAAGCAGCCCCATTTAAGAGCTCGCACTGAAGATCAGTTTCTCATAAGTTTTTTGCGGGGATGTAAACATAGCATGGAAAAGGCCAAATCAAAAATTGACAACTACTATACGCTGAGAACAAAATATcccgatttttataccatacaaAATATTGATGATCCTAAAATGATTGAACTTTTTGACTTGGG AGTTGGTGTTAATCTGCCCACACCACTGAATGAAACCGGTCCTCGTTTAATGTACATAAGAACAGGATCATATTCCACCGATAAATTCACGTTTGCCGATGTCATGTGCTTAGCCAATGGTACCCAGGAAATTACCATAATCAACGATGACTACTCTGTGGTCAATGGATATGTGCAAATTCTAGATATGGCCAATTACACCACCGCCCATATGATGCAGATAACTCCCACGGTGATCAAAAAGATGTCAGCTTATGCCGAAGATGCCACACCCACGCGTCTGAAGGCGGTACATTTCATCAATGCTCCGGCAGCTTTGGACAAACTTTTCAATATTTCCAAATCATTGATGCCGCCCAAACAACAGCAAAGG CTACATATGCATGGCATCAATTGGCAATCAACTTTGTTCGAACACATTCCCCAAAAATATCTGCCCAATGAGTTAGGTGGAGAAAATGGATCGCTGGAAGAAATCATACAACACAATAGGAATATATTTCAAGAATATCGCGATTTCCTTATCGAAGGACTAAAATACGGAGTAGATGAAAAATTGAGAATTGGTCCAGTCCCTGATTATGATCAAATATTCGGAGTTGATGGTTCATTTCGCAAATTGCAAGTTGACTAA